From one Scophthalmus maximus strain ysfricsl-2021 chromosome 19, ASM2237912v1, whole genome shotgun sequence genomic stretch:
- the smarca2 gene encoding probable global transcription activator SNF2L2 isoform X1, with protein sequence MSTPSDTPGGMSHPGPSPGAGLSPGPILGPSPGPDPSPGSVHSMMGPSPGPGTPNAPHGMQGQGQGEYSQDGMYPMHKPMEGMSDKTMADAMHFGHMKGVGMRSLHSGMGPPQSPMDQHSQGYMSPHPSPMGVHEHASSPMSGGGGGGPTPPHMPPTQSGPMMPMDPQVGMANMSSMSQPGRGPSAFSPVQLQQLRAQILAYKILGRGQPLPENLQLAVQGKRSLPTMQQQPPQQQQQQQQQQQPQQPAPSASPYNRPPGMAMAPLGGPQSSPCPTPAMQGHNQSTAPKPWSDGQGGENQASAQKHLTPASSGRPSPAPPQATAVPPGPLPGGSVAPQPPGQQVSPMLQMQQKQNRVTPIQKPQGLDPVGILQEREYRLQARIAHRIQELESLPGSLPPDLRTKATVELKALRLLNFQRQLRQDVVACMRRDTTLETALNSKAYRRSKRQTLREARMTEKLEKQQKLEQEKKRRQKHQEYLNSILQHAKDFKEYHRSVSGKTQKLTRAVANWHTNTEREQKKETERIEKERMRRLMAEDEEGYRKLIDQKKDKRLAYLLQQTDEYVANLTTLVYEHKAAQAAKEKKKKKKKKKKVDGDGEGTSAIGPDGEPMDESSQMSELPVKVIQTETGKVLQGTEAPKSSQLEAWLEMNPGYEVAPRSDSEESSSEFEEEEDDEAAKAEQEETKIIDPNGNKVSVKAAQHIIESVKQDVDDEYSVPTGETSETHSYYGVAHAVIERVEKQSSLLINGMLKHYQVQGLEWMVSLYNNNLNGILADEMGLGKTIQTIALITYLMEMKRLNGPYLIIVPLSTLSNWVYELDKWAPSVVKISYKGTPGLRRGLVPQLRSGKFNVLLTTYEYIIKDKHILAKIRWKYMIVDEGHRMKNHHCKLTQVLNTHYVAPRRLLLTGTPLQNKLPELWALLNFLLPTIFKSCSTFEQWFNAPFAMTGERVDLNEEETILIIRRLHKVLRPFLLRRLKKEVESQLPEKVEYVIKCDMSAIQKVLYRHMQKGILLTDGSEKDKKGKGGAKTLMNTIMQLKKICNHPYMFQHIEESFAEHLGYPNGIISGPDLYRASGKFELLDRILPKLHATGHRVLLFCQMTTLMTIMEDYFGYRNFLYLRLDGTTKSEDRAALLKKFNEEGSQFFIFLLSTRAGGLGLNLQAADTVVIFDSDWNPHQDLQAQDRAHRIGQQNEVRVLRLCSVNSVEEKILAAAKYKLNVDQKVIQAGMFDQKSSGHERRVFLQAILEHEEQNEEEDEVPDDETLNQMIARNEDEFELFMRMDMDRRREDARNPKRKPRLMEEDELPSWIIKDDDEVERLTYEEEKEKLFGRGSRCRRDVDYSDTLTEKQWLRAIEDGNLEEMEEEIRLKKRKRKRRQDKDSSSRDDGGGGGSSSKGKKRRGRPPAEKLSPNTPKLTKQMNTIIDTVINYRDGAGRQLSEVFVQLPSRKELPEYYELIRKPVDFKKIKERVRSHKYRNMGDLEKDVMLLCHNAQTFNLEGSQVRNPIYEDSIVLQSVFKSARQKIAKDEESDDDSEDDDEDDDEDESEAEAKSVRVKIKLSKEGRSHDKGKKRQSRGKAKPVVSDDDSDEDQDDNDQSDRSKSDDE encoded by the exons GATACATGTCGCCCCATCCGTCCCCCATGGGTGTCCACGAGCATGCTTCCAGCCCCATGTCTGGAGGCGGAGGTGGGGGACCCACGCCGCCCCACATGCCTCCCACACAGTCGGGCCCCATGATGCCCATGGATCCCCAGGTGGGCATGGCCAACATGTCGAGCATGAGCCAACCGGGGCGAGGACCCTCTGCTTTCAGCCccgtccagctgcagcagctcagagcgCAGATCCTGGCCTACAAGATCCTGGGCCGGGGGCAACCGCTGCCCGAAAACCTCCAGCTGGCTGTGCAGGGCAAGAGGAgcctacccacaatgcaacagcagccgccgcagcaacaacaacagcaacaacagcaacaacagccaCAGCAGCCTGCACCCAGTGCTAGTCCTTACAACAGGCCTCCAG GGATGGCAATGGCACCTTTAGGTGGACCCCAGTCAAGTCCCTGCCCGACCCCAGCTATGCAAGGACACAATCAAAGCACAGCACCCAAGCCTTGGTCCGATG GTCAGGGCGGTGAAAATCAAGCCAGCGCTCAGAAACACCTCACCCCTGCCTCCAGTGGACGCCCGTCTCCCGCACCCCCGCAGGCCACAGCTGTACCGCCGGGGCCCTTGCCGGGCGGCTCGGTGGCCCCACAGCCTCCTGGACAACAGGTGTCCCCCATGCTGCAgatgcagcagaagcagaaccGGGTCACGCCGATCCAGAAGCCCCAAGGCTTGGACCCAGTGGGAATCCTTCAGGAGCGAGAGTACAG ATTGCAGGCTCGGATCGCTCATCGTATCCAGGAGCTGGAGAGTCTGCCGGGCTCCCTGCCCCCCGACCTGAGGACTAAAGCCACGGTGGAGCTCAAAGCGCTGCGTCTGCTCAACTTCCAGCGGCAG CTGAGGCAGGACGTGGTGGCGTGCATGCGGCGGGACACGACCCTGGAGACCGCCCTCAACTCAAAGGCCTACCGACGCAGCAAGCGGCAGACGCTGAGGGAGGCGCGCATGACCGAGaagctggagaagcagcagaagctggagcaggaaaAGAAGCGCAGGCAGAAACATCAG GAATATCTCAACAGCATCCTTCAGCATGCAAAGGACTTCAAAGAGTACCACCGCTCGGTGTCCGGTAAGACCCAGAAGCTCACCAGAGCCGTCGCCAACTGGCACACCAACACGGAGCGGGAGCagaagaaggagacggagagaatcgagaaggagaggatgaggaggctgaTG gCGGAAGACGAGGAAGGCTACAGAAAGCTCATCGACCAGAAGAAGGACAAGCGCCTGGCCTACTTGCTGCAGCAGACGGACGAATACGTGGCCAACCTCACCACGCTCGTGTACGAGCACAAAGCAGCCCAGGCtgccaaggagaagaagaagaagaagaagaaaaagaag AAGGTGGACGGAGACGGCGAAGGCACCAGCGCCATTGGACCTGACGGAGAG CCTATGGACGAGAGCAGCCAGATGAGTGAGCTGCCAGTCAAAGTGATTCAGACGGAGACCGGGAAAGTTCTGCAGGGGACGGAAGCTCCCAAATCCAGCCAGCTGGAGGCCTGGCTCGAGATGAACcctgg GTACGAAGTAGCCCCGCGGTCAGACAGCGAGGAGAGCAGCTCCGAGTTTGAGGAGGAG GAGGACGACGAGGCGGCCAAGGCTGAGCAAGAGGAGACGAAGATAATCGATCCCAATGGAAACAAAGTGTCTGTGAAGGCTGCGCAGCACATCATCGA GTCTGTCAAGCAGGACGTGGACGATGAATACAGCGTTCCCACTGGAGAGACCAGTGAAACCCACTCTTACTACGGCGTGGCCCACGCCGTCATCGAGAGAGTGGAGAAGCAGTCGTCCCTGCTGATTAACGGCATGCTCAAACATTaccag GTCCAGGGGCTGGAGTGGATGGTCTCCCTGTACAACAACAATCTCAACGGCATCCTGGCTGACGAGATGGGCCTCGGCAAAACCATCCAGACCATCGCCCTCATCACCTACctgatggagatgaagaggcTCAACGGGCCCTATCTCATCATTGTCCCTCTCTC GACCTTGTCCAACTGGGTCTATGAACTTGACAAGTGGGCACCGTCTGTTGTGAAGATTTCTTACAAG GGCACCCCTGGTTTGCGCCGTGGGCTCGTACCGCAGCTCCGCAGCGGGAAGTTCAATGTCCTGCTGACCACCTACGAGTACATCATTAAGGACAAGCACATACTGGCCAAG ATTCGCTGGAAGTACATGATCGTGGACGAGGGTCACCGCATGAAGAACCACCACTGCAAGTTGACCCAGGTGCTGAACACCCACTACGTGGCCCCGCGACGTCTCCTGCTCACCGGCACGCCGCTGCAGAACAAACTCCCCGAGCTGTGGGCTCTGCTCAACTTCCTGCTGCCCACCATCTTCAagagctgcagcaccttcgAGCAGTGGTTCAACGCACCGTTCGCCATGAcaggagagagg GTTGACCTAAACGAGGAGGAGACCATCCTGATCATTCGGCGTCTGCACAAGGTGCTCCGCCCCTTCCTGCTGCGCAGACTGAAGAAGGAGGTGGAGTCGCAGCTGCCAGAGAAG GTGGAGTATGTCATCAAATGTGACATGTCTGCCATACAGAAGGTTTTGTATCGCCACATGCAGAAGGGCATCCTCCTCACCGACGGCTCGGAGAAAGACAAGAAG GGCAAAGGAGGCGCGAAGACCCTGATGAACACCATCATGCAGCTGAAGAAGATCTGCAACCACCCGTACATGTTCCAGCACATTGAG GAATCTTTTGCTGAGCACTTGGGATATCCAAACGGCATAATCAGCGG GCCCGATCTGTATCGAGCTTCAGGGAAGTTTGAGCTCTTGGATCGTATCCTGCCGAAGCTCCACGCCACCGGCCACAGAGTCCTGCTCTTCTGCCAGATGACCACTCTCATGACGATCATGGAGGACTACTTCGGCTACCGCAACTTTCTATACTTGCGTCTCGACG GAACCACCAAGTCGGAGGACCGAGCGGCACTGCTGAAGAAATTTAATGAGGAAGGATCTCAGTTCTTCATCTTCCTGCTCAGTACACGAGCCGGTGGCCTCGGCCTGAACCTGCAGGCTGCTGACACCGTCGTCATCTTCGACAGTGACTGGAACCCCCACCAG GACCTCCAGGCTCAGGACCGCGCCCACCGCATCGGGCAGCAGAACGAAGTGCGCGTGCTGCGCCTGTGCTCCGTCAACAGCGTGGAGGAGAAGATCCTGGCGGCTGCCAAGTACAAGCTGAACGTGGACCAGAAGGTGATACAGGCGGGCATGTTCGACCAGAAGTCCTCGGGCCACGAGCGCCGCGTCTTCCTCCAGGCCATCTTAGAGCACGAGGAGCAGAACGAG gaggaagacgaggtgCCTGACGATGAAACCCTCAACCAGATGATAGCACGCAATGAAGATGAATTTGAGCTCTTTATG CGCATGGACATGGACAGGCGGCGGGAGGACGCCAGAAACCCGAAGCGCAAGCCCCGcctgatggaggaggacgagctgcCGTCGTGGATCATCAAagacgacgacgaggtggagCGGCTCACgtacgaggaggagaaggagaagctgtTCGGCCGAGGGTCGCGCTGCCGCCGGGACGTGGACTACAgcgacacactgacagagaagcaGTGGCTCCGG GCCATCGAGGACGGAAacctggaggagatggaggaggagatccGCCTGAAAAAGCGCAAACGCAAGCGGCGACAAGACAAGGACTCGTCGAGCAGAGACgacggaggcggcggcggcagcagcagcaagggcAAGAAGCGACGCGGACGTCCGCCGGCCGAGAAGCTCTCGCCCAACACCCCTAAGCTCACCAAGCAAATGAACACCATCATCGACACGGTGATCAACTACAGAGACGG GGCAGGAAGACAACTGAGCGAGGTCTTTGTCCAGCTTCCGTCCAGGAAGGAGCTCCCGGAATATTACGAGCTGATCAGGAAACCTGTCGACTTCAAAAAGATCAAG GAACGTGTGAGAAGTCATAAATACAGGAACATGGGAGACCTGGAGAAGGATGTGATGCTGCTCTGTCACAATGCCCAGACCTTCAACCTGGAGGGATCCCAGGTCAGAAACCCA ATATACGAAGACTCCATCGTCCTTCAGTCCGTTTTCAAAAGTGCCAGGCAGAAGATTGCCAAGGACGAAGAGAGCGACGACGACAGCGAGgatgacgacgaggacgacgacgaggatGAGTCGGAGGCCGAGG CCAAGTCGGTGCGAGTCAAGATCAAGCTGAGCAAGGAGGGGCGGAGCCACGACAAAGGCAAGAAGAGGCAGAGCCGAGGGAAGGCCAAGCCGGTGGTCAGCGACGACGACAGCGACGAGGACCAGGACGATAAT